Proteins co-encoded in one Elusimicrobiota bacterium genomic window:
- a CDS encoding YdaU family protein yields the protein MHYFQFNIGDYKSHTSHLTPMEDLAYRRLLDWYYLHEKPISLNPSQAARLIILPDNTKEVEQVLQEFFTRTEDGWINKRADKEISVYQGFINSGKKGAAIRWGKGDNSPPITPPNQGLIANTNHEPLTTNQEPLTNRKALVADATKDCPHEQIISAYHEILPEMPQVKVLTEKRKSSLKARWREDEKRQDLEFWNRFFNYVRTSDFLMGKTPSGWQADFEWLVNSSNFVKVIEGKYDNRKP from the coding sequence ATGCACTATTTTCAATTTAACATAGGCGATTATAAGTCGCATACCAGCCATTTAACCCCTATGGAAGATTTGGCATATAGGCGGTTACTAGATTGGTATTATCTGCATGAGAAACCAATATCATTAAACCCTTCACAAGCAGCCAGATTAATTATACTTCCAGACAACACAAAGGAAGTTGAGCAGGTATTGCAAGAGTTTTTTACACGCACAGAAGATGGGTGGATAAATAAACGCGCAGATAAAGAAATTTCTGTTTATCAAGGGTTTATTAACTCTGGAAAGAAAGGGGCCGCTATAAGGTGGGGTAAGGGTGACAATAGCCCCCCTATTACCCCCCCTAATCAGGGGCTAATAGCAAACACTAACCATGAACCACTAACAACTAACCAAGAACCATTAACCAATAGAAAAGCTCTTGTTGCTGACGCAACGAAAGATTGTCCTCATGAGCAGATTATTTCTGCTTATCACGAAATACTCCCAGAGATGCCGCAAGTAAAAGTTTTAACTGAAAAGCGGAAATCCTCTTTAAAGGCTAGGTGGCGGGAAGACGAAAAGCGTCAAGATTTAGAATTCTGGAATCGGTTTTTTAATTATGTTAGGACAAGCGATTTTTTAATGGGGAAAACTCCAAGCGGATGGCAGGCTGATTTTGAATGGCTGGTAAACAGCTCAAACTTTGTAAAAGTTATAGAGGGAAAATATGACAACCGTAAACCTTGA